A region of the Roseiflexus sp. RS-1 genome:
GCCGGTCTCTGGCTTGCGCCAGCGCGCCGCTGGACGGCAATGCTCGCCGCGCCGTGGATGCTCTATATCGTGCTGAGCACCCTGATCTTCCACGTCGAACCGCGCTACCGGTTGCCCATCTACCCTGCGCTCATCCCTTATGCTGCCTGGGTGATCGTTCGCCTGAGCGCGTGGCGGCTGCCGACGATGCGCCAGATACCGGCGCTGAGCGCTGCCGCACTCACGTGCGCAGGTCTGATCGCCCTCATGCTCGCACATCGTTCGTACCCGGCAGAAGCGATCATGCTGGCGCAAAAGCATACCCATCTCTGGCAGGCGGAACGCGCGCTCACAGACAGTAATCTTGTCACCGCGCGCATTGCCGCAGAAACGGCGCTGCATCTCGATTCGCGCTCCGCTCTGGCGCGCGTTGCCCTGGCGCGCGTCGCTCTGCTGAACGGCGACGCCGACGCCGCACTCGAACATCTGAACGCAGCGTTGACTGCTATCCCTGATCATCCGTACGCCCATCTCTTGCGTGGCGCCGTCCATCGTCTCAATGGCAACCAGCGCGCCGCGCAGCGAGACCTGCGCTACGAGACGGCATCGCTCGAGGATCTGCAACGCTGGGCGTGGAACGTTTTTCGCCCCATTGCACCGCCACAGGAACACCTGGATGTCGGCAGCCTCGACTTGGGGTATGTGCGCGGGTTTCATCCGCCGGAAAACGGCTTCCGCTGGACGACCGACTGCGCTGAGATACTGCTGGCAGCGCGTCCCGGCGGCGTTCTCGAACTTCGCATCGGCGGCGACCGATTGCCCGGCGCACCATCGCCAGAGATCACGATCCGAATCGATAGCATCGACGCCATGCGCATGACCGTTCCACGCGGCTGGCACACTGTACAATTACCGCTACCGCCCGGCGTTACCGACGATGAACAGATACTGGTCAGCATTCAGAGCACCACCTATCGCCCCCGAAGCATCGACCGGGCGAGTCCTGACAACCGTCTGCTTGGAGTCGCCATCGATGAAGCAAGGGTCGTGTATGCGCCCTGACAGTACGATTGAGGTTCCGGTTCAATGACGCATCGATCGCAGGCGCGTATCTTCCTGTTGATCATCCTCGCACTCGCGCTGGGATTACGTCTCATCCTCTGGAGTCAACCGCTCCACGAGCCAGCCAACGATGAGGTTGAATACATCACTGTTGCGCGCGACCTGCTAGAAGGGCGCGGATGGTCGTTCTACGAGCAGTACCACTGGTTGCGCGCTCCCCTCTACCCGTTGTTCCTGGCAGCATCCTGGCGGCTTGTGGGCGACGATGGCTGGCCCTATGCCACGCGTGCGTTGCATCTGGCAGCGCTGCCCAACATTCTGCTCAGCGTCGTGAGCGTGTACCTCACGTACGCACTGACCATGCGACTGGTAAAGCACCAGCAATCAGCACTGCTAGCAGCGTTGATCGCCGCCGTCCTCTGGACGAACGCCACATTTGCCAGTCTGTACATGTCTGAGACGCTCTTTACCGTGCTGTTTCAGGTCGGAATGCTGATGCTCCTCCATGCAGCGGATCAACAACCGGCATCGCAACGCTGGCTGCTAGTCATCGCCGCAGGAGCGGCGCTGGGACTCGCTGCACTGACCCGGTCGCTGGCACTCCTGTTCCTGCTCGTCGCGGCGCTCTGGCTGGCGTTTCAGGTTTTACGGCGAAACCCGTCCGGCGATGTTCGACGCCGGTTGACGGTGCCACTGTTGACCGCGACCCTCTTTTTGCTGAGCACCGGAATGGTCATCGCACCCTGGACGATCCGCAACTACCAGGCATACGGCGGGTTCATCCTGATCGAAACCGGGCTATCGTACAACCTGTGGGTCTTCAACGAACCGCGCGAAGACCGCGATACTATCCATCGGATACTTGAAGGCATCAGCAACCCGGTCGAGCGGTCGAACTATGCGACTGCACGCGGATTGGAGCGTCTGCGTGAAGACCCGGCGATTCTGGTGCGGAAACTCTGGCCCAACTGGGTCTTTCTGGCGCGCGTCAAACCGATCCAGGATCGCTTCCTGATGGAACATTACGTTGCCGACGTTGATCTGCCGCTGTTCGTCGCCGCCCTGATCTCCGACGATCTGCTGTATCTCCTGATCACGATCGGCGCGATCATTGGTCTGGCGCACGCAGTGCGCATACGCAACACACCATCCGATCAGCAGTTCCACCAATCCTGTCATCTGCCGGTTGCTCCGGCTGTGCTCTGCCTGCTCTGGATCGGCTACGCGATTGCGACGATGCTGCTCACCCACGGTGAAGCGCGCTACCGACACTTCCTCTTTCCGACACTCATCCCATACGCAGCATGGACGTTCACCATACTGACGCAGCGCATCGCCTGTTTTGAGCGTCGGCGTCTGCTGATGATCGCACCGCTGGTCTGCATCTTTCTCTGGACGGTGCTGACCGCCTACCCGTGGGCGTGGGCCGGCGAAAACCTGGCGCGCGGCAGTCGCGCACTGATCGGTGACGTATGGATGGCGCTGGGCGCGCCGGATCGCGCAGCGCGCGCCTACCTGAGCGCACTGAGCGTCAAAGCGACGCCTGATGGATGGCTGCGCCTGGGACATGCGCATCTGGCGCGCGGCGAGATTGCGCAGGCGCGCATTGCGTACCGCGCAGCATGGGACGCGAGCCGGGTGTACTTTATCGCCAGCGCCCGTCTCGGTGATCTGGAACGTTCACTCGGAAATCTGGACGAAGCGCGACGCGCATTTGCCGGGTATTACGCCGACGAACAGCGCGTCACCGACTGGTCGTGGCGGATGCTGGGGCGCGATCCGCCGTCATCCCTGGACGTCGGCGACGGACTCGACTTCGGGTACGTTGGCGGCGTCTATCCGGCTGAAGAACTTCAGGGCGTGCGGGCGCGCTGGAGCGCGGGACGCGCACTGTTGCGGCTCGGCAGCGCCACAACGAACACGCAGGCGCTGCTCACCCTGCGCCTGGCGGCGCCGCACCCTGAACGGAACGCCGTCCCTGCACGTATTTGCGTTGATGGAACCTGTCGCAGTATCTCCCTGAGCGCTGACTGGCGCACGTGCACCTTCATCGTGAATCCACAGCACACGACAATCCTTGTTGAAGTGGAGAGTCCGACGTTCACGGCTGCCGACGGGCGTCGGCTGGGGGTGCTGATCGACCGCGCGCATCTGACGGTGCTCGTTGCCGGGTCAGAGTGATGGATGATGGAAGCGAAGGGTGAGTGAAACA
Encoded here:
- a CDS encoding glycosyltransferase family 39 protein, translating into MAHVRRITTVFSSNQAHVLALIGLTGLALVLRLLVWRWHELYPLGGDEQEYLNQALTLLRTRQYVELRLMRPPLYAIFLAVCIVAFDLLIQNLRLVQAIISALTVIPLYLLTLQVFGNRRVALVAGLLMALNYTLAFTATELLTETLFLFVATIIFWLLSRITSRSRWQPVFAGVCLGALALIRSVALPLLALGTLWLLLNTGKRTAAMFVLAAILVIAPWTIRNYLTYHALIIIDTTGAENLWLDNDPAGREAVKRQLYALGDDMAARQRLATERGIAAILAHPDYMAAKVWREARLFPALQFFDDMRNRPAIWVPPLQVWLRLLLGDGLWTMILLGGAAGLWLAPARRWTAMLAAPWMLYIVLSTLIFHVEPRYRLPIYPALIPYAAWVIVRLSAWRLPTMRQIPALSAAALTCAGLIALMLAHRSYPAEAIMLAQKHTHLWQAERALTDSNLVTARIAAETALHLDSRSALARVALARVALLNGDADAALEHLNAALTAIPDHPYAHLLRGAVHRLNGNQRAAQRDLRYETASLEDLQRWAWNVFRPIAPPQEHLDVGSLDLGYVRGFHPPENGFRWTTDCAEILLAARPGGVLELRIGGDRLPGAPSPEITIRIDSIDAMRMTVPRGWHTVQLPLPPGVTDDEQILVSIQSTTYRPRSIDRASPDNRLLGVAIDEARVVYAP
- a CDS encoding tetratricopeptide repeat protein, with product MTHRSQARIFLLIILALALGLRLILWSQPLHEPANDEVEYITVARDLLEGRGWSFYEQYHWLRAPLYPLFLAASWRLVGDDGWPYATRALHLAALPNILLSVVSVYLTYALTMRLVKHQQSALLAALIAAVLWTNATFASLYMSETLFTVLFQVGMLMLLHAADQQPASQRWLLVIAAGAALGLAALTRSLALLFLLVAALWLAFQVLRRNPSGDVRRRLTVPLLTATLFLLSTGMVIAPWTIRNYQAYGGFILIETGLSYNLWVFNEPREDRDTIHRILEGISNPVERSNYATARGLERLREDPAILVRKLWPNWVFLARVKPIQDRFLMEHYVADVDLPLFVAALISDDLLYLLITIGAIIGLAHAVRIRNTPSDQQFHQSCHLPVAPAVLCLLWIGYAIATMLLTHGEARYRHFLFPTLIPYAAWTFTILTQRIACFERRRLLMIAPLVCIFLWTVLTAYPWAWAGENLARGSRALIGDVWMALGAPDRAARAYLSALSVKATPDGWLRLGHAHLARGEIAQARIAYRAAWDASRVYFIASARLGDLERSLGNLDEARRAFAGYYADEQRVTDWSWRMLGRDPPSSLDVGDGLDFGYVGGVYPAEELQGVRARWSAGRALLRLGSATTNTQALLTLRLAAPHPERNAVPARICVDGTCRSISLSADWRTCTFIVNPQHTTILVEVESPTFTAADGRRLGVLIDRAHLTVLVAGSE